Proteins encoded together in one Chryseobacterium sp. G0201 window:
- the lptC gene encoding LPS export ABC transporter periplasmic protein LptC gives MKFVKNIAYKNIAYLFSCAIFFILTSCEEDLTKSKGLQTKNFPSTIIYNAKIVKRDSGFISMKALAPLIEKYELIDSPYTVANKGINIEFFDKKKPKVPGKITAKYARIFEYKKFYEAKGDVRITTNEGQRFAMQSIFWDQKKNRIYTRDTVFVTMEDGSTLIGANGMTAKDDFSEYTFYKNSGNFSTTKLSESKK, from the coding sequence ATGAAGTTTGTAAAAAACATAGCATATAAAAATATAGCATACCTTTTTAGTTGTGCTATATTTTTTATATTGACATCTTGTGAAGAAGATCTTACCAAATCTAAAGGTCTTCAAACTAAAAATTTTCCTTCAACGATCATCTACAATGCTAAAATCGTTAAGAGAGATTCGGGTTTTATAAGCATGAAAGCACTCGCTCCTCTCATCGAAAAATATGAATTGATCGACAGTCCATATACCGTGGCTAACAAAGGTATCAATATTGAATTTTTTGACAAGAAAAAACCCAAGGTTCCCGGAAAGATCACTGCAAAATATGCCAGAATTTTTGAATATAAAAAGTTCTACGAAGCAAAAGGTGACGTAAGAATCACTACAAATGAAGGTCAGAGATTTGCAATGCAAAGTATTTTCTGGGATCAGAAAAAAAACCGTATTTATACTCGTGACACAGTATTTGTAACCATGGAAGACGGCTCTACGCTTATCGGTGCTAACGGTATGACGGCAAAAGATGACTTTTCTGAATATACTTTCTACAAAAATTCCGGAAATTTCAGCACAACCAAATTATCCGAATCTAAAAAATAA